A stretch of the Streptomyces sp. NBC_00078 genome encodes the following:
- a CDS encoding type 1 glutamine amidotransferase domain-containing protein, whose protein sequence is MRIAFLTAPEGVEQIELTDPWQAAKDAGHEPVLVSTESGEIQAFDHLDKADTFPVDEVVGETSAASFGGLVLPGGVANPDVLRMDEKAVAFVKDFFDQGLPVAAICHAPWTLVEADVVRGRVLTSWPSLRTDIRNAGGTWVDEQVRICDHGAAKLVTSRKPDDLKAFCDAFLHVFSAEAGR, encoded by the coding sequence ATGCGTATCGCGTTCCTGACCGCACCCGAAGGCGTCGAACAGATCGAGCTCACCGATCCGTGGCAGGCGGCGAAGGACGCGGGCCACGAGCCCGTGCTGGTGTCGACCGAGTCCGGTGAGATCCAGGCCTTCGACCATCTCGACAAGGCGGACACCTTCCCCGTCGACGAGGTCGTGGGGGAGACCTCGGCCGCTTCCTTCGGCGGGCTGGTCCTGCCGGGCGGCGTGGCCAACCCCGACGTCCTGCGCATGGACGAGAAAGCCGTGGCGTTCGTGAAGGACTTCTTCGACCAGGGCCTGCCGGTCGCCGCGATCTGCCACGCCCCGTGGACGCTGGTCGAGGCCGATGTCGTGCGCGGCCGGGTGCTCACCTCCTGGCCGAGCCTGCGGACCGACATCCGCAACGCGGGCGGCACCTGGGTCGACGAGCAGGTCAGGATCTGCGACCACGGCGCCGCCAAGCTGGTCACCAGCCGCAAGCCGGACGACCTGAAGGCGTTCTGCGACGCGTTCCTGCACGTGTTCTCCGCGGAGGCCGGCCGATGA
- a CDS encoding CBS domain-containing protein produces MKADFVREIMTPGVVAVRPDASLVEAAQLMRVQDIGDVLVADGQEVVGVLTDRDITVRAVAEGLDPLTVSARSVCTPDPVLLAPDDPVAAAVALMRAHAVRRLPVVEDGLPVGMVSLGDLAEVQDPDSTLAEISRAVPDGRGPL; encoded by the coding sequence GTGAAGGCTGATTTCGTCAGGGAGATCATGACGCCGGGCGTGGTCGCCGTCCGCCCGGACGCGTCACTCGTCGAGGCGGCGCAGCTGATGCGGGTGCAGGACATCGGCGATGTCCTGGTGGCCGACGGGCAGGAGGTCGTCGGGGTGCTCACCGATCGCGACATCACGGTACGGGCAGTCGCGGAAGGCCTCGATCCGCTGACGGTGAGCGCACGGTCCGTGTGCACCCCGGATCCGGTGCTGCTCGCCCCGGACGACCCCGTCGCGGCCGCCGTGGCGCTCATGCGCGCACACGCCGTACGCCGGCTGCCGGTCGTCGAGGACGGGCTGCCGGTCGGGATGGTGAGCCTCGGCGATCTGGCCGAGGTGCAGGACCCGGACTCGACGCTCGCCGAGATCAGCCGGGCCGTGCCGGACGGCCGAGGCCCCCTATGA
- a CDS encoding DUF2795 domain-containing protein, with protein sequence MQRGSDRMSAHRDEEMKHELQGLLRSGHPTRTEEWHDPEPTADDDPEIAGGPIAPGRSRASLAAVRTELTRYLSRHAFPANPHELARALRRAYAPDALIEPVEHLPRATRFTTVQQLAEALVEAGQKRRA encoded by the coding sequence ATGCAGCGAGGCAGTGACCGGATGAGCGCCCACCGCGACGAAGAGATGAAGCACGAACTGCAGGGTCTGCTCCGGTCCGGGCATCCCACACGGACCGAGGAGTGGCACGACCCGGAACCCACCGCCGACGACGACCCCGAAATCGCGGGCGGCCCCATCGCACCCGGACGCTCCCGGGCCTCCCTGGCGGCGGTCCGTACGGAGCTGACCCGGTACCTGAGCCGTCACGCGTTCCCCGCGAACCCGCACGAACTGGCCCGCGCACTGCGCCGGGCCTACGCCCCCGACGCCCTCATCGAGCCGGTGGAGCACCTGCCGCGCGCGACACGCTTCACCACCGTGCAGCAACTGGCGGAGGCCCTCGTCGAGGCCGGGCAGAAGCGGCGGGCGTAG
- a CDS encoding RNA polymerase sigma factor SigF, with translation MPTKVSAKHHPHDDAPDTAEAFRKLATLPAGQQRDTLREQVVAAWLPMADRLAGRFRNRGESLDDLRQVAALGLVKAVDRYDPALGNAFESYAVPTITGEIKRHFRDHMWTLHVPRRVQDLRNRVRFATQDLSQTISGRRPTIAEIAEHANMTEEDVRAGLEALESFTALSLDAELPGSADGYSMSDALGSPDSALDTVVDRESVKPRLAALPERERTILYMRFFGDMTQSRIADELGISQMHVSRLISRCCARMRDQIMRECA, from the coding sequence ATGCCCACCAAAGTGAGCGCGAAGCACCACCCGCACGACGACGCCCCCGACACCGCCGAGGCCTTCCGCAAACTCGCCACGCTCCCCGCCGGTCAGCAGCGCGACACCCTGCGCGAGCAGGTCGTCGCGGCCTGGCTGCCGATGGCCGACCGGCTCGCGGGACGGTTCCGCAATCGCGGCGAGAGCCTCGACGACCTGCGGCAGGTCGCGGCCCTCGGCCTGGTCAAGGCCGTCGACCGGTACGACCCCGCACTCGGCAACGCCTTCGAAAGTTACGCCGTGCCCACCATCACCGGCGAGATCAAGCGGCACTTCCGCGACCACATGTGGACCCTGCACGTACCGCGCCGGGTCCAGGACCTGCGCAACCGCGTCCGGTTCGCCACGCAGGACCTCTCCCAGACCATTTCGGGCCGCCGGCCCACCATCGCGGAGATCGCCGAGCACGCGAACATGACCGAGGAGGACGTCCGGGCCGGCCTGGAGGCGCTGGAGAGCTTCACCGCGCTCTCGCTCGACGCCGAACTGCCCGGCAGCGCGGACGGCTACTCCATGAGCGACGCCCTCGGCTCCCCTGACTCCGCGCTGGACACCGTGGTGGACCGCGAGTCGGTCAAGCCCCGGCTGGCCGCGCTGCCCGAACGCGAGCGGACCATCCTGTACATGCGCTTCTTCGGCGACATGACGCAGAGCCGCATCGCCGACGAGCTCGGGATCTCCCAGATGCACGTGTCGCGGCTGATCAGCCGGTGCTGCGCCCGGATGCGCGACCAGATCATGCGCGAATGCGCATAG
- a CDS encoding GAF domain-containing protein, with the protein MTQTDEFGEELEDFVRRVAELKAARSVSGQDLPTVLDAAIFELDHVAGQLEPWYEQLSAAGAARTGAFQERQERHLLRTVFQRLPLPVALIDKETVVRRVNGAASAFTGVRAGHATGRPLTGFLAHADRVAFRSQAAAVARGEGDRSLTVRLQQQPAVPVHATLAAVRPSGEPRTTVLVVLQPGALSAPATPPDPPTGRIPDLAEATRHVSVLDLLDAMTTALLTADREAALEAAARVLREGFADWVIADTGQGGLSRTAVLAPPDEDAAALEAQDPATCPLVVETARTGSPALQIRPPDPDAFGRTATGAPVLVQANVTSLLCAPLKAEGSVGGVLTLFRCGPRPAFSMAEAQAMDMVSRHLALAMRIRA; encoded by the coding sequence ATGACGCAGACGGACGAATTCGGTGAAGAACTTGAAGATTTCGTGCGCCGCGTAGCGGAGTTGAAGGCAGCGAGATCCGTGTCCGGCCAGGATCTGCCCACGGTGCTGGATGCGGCGATCTTCGAACTCGACCATGTGGCAGGCCAGTTGGAGCCCTGGTACGAACAGCTGTCGGCGGCGGGCGCAGCGCGCACTGGAGCCTTTCAGGAGCGCCAGGAGCGGCACCTGCTGCGCACCGTGTTCCAGCGCCTCCCGCTCCCGGTGGCGTTGATCGACAAGGAGACGGTGGTACGGCGGGTGAACGGCGCCGCGAGTGCCTTCACCGGCGTACGCGCCGGCCATGCGACAGGCCGGCCGCTGACCGGGTTCCTCGCCCACGCCGACCGGGTCGCGTTCCGCTCCCAGGCCGCGGCGGTGGCCCGCGGCGAGGGCGATCGCAGTCTCACCGTCCGCCTCCAGCAGCAGCCCGCCGTCCCGGTGCACGCCACGCTGGCAGCCGTGCGCCCGAGCGGCGAGCCGCGCACGACGGTTCTGGTCGTGCTCCAGCCCGGCGCGCTCAGCGCCCCGGCCACGCCGCCGGATCCGCCGACGGGACGGATCCCCGACCTCGCCGAGGCCACCCGGCACGTGTCCGTGCTGGACCTGCTGGACGCGATGACCACGGCCCTGCTGACGGCGGACCGGGAGGCTGCCCTGGAGGCGGCGGCACGGGTGCTGCGCGAGGGATTCGCCGACTGGGTGATCGCCGACACCGGCCAGGGCGGCCTGTCGCGTACGGCTGTGCTGGCCCCGCCGGACGAGGACGCGGCGGCGCTCGAGGCGCAGGATCCGGCCACCTGCCCGCTTGTCGTCGAGACGGCCCGGACCGGGTCACCGGCGCTGCAGATACGTCCGCCGGACCCGGACGCCTTCGGCCGGACCGCCACGGGCGCCCCCGTTCTCGTACAGGCGAACGTCACCTCACTGCTGTGCGCGCCGCTGAAGGCCGAAGGCTCCGTGGGCGGGGTGCTCACCCTGTTCCGTTGCGGGCCCCGCCCGGCGTTCTCGATGGCGGAGGCGCAGGCGATGGACATGGTGTCCCGCCATCTGGCGCTGGCTATGCGCATTCGCGCATGA
- a CDS encoding ANTAR domain-containing response regulator: protein MPETGHHGRRWGTESAEPALVGRRLSELVEEAVRCTVDCCGASSMVAEGGSERPAAVSHPDLAPMVAVQLRSGDGPIPTALEQGEPARSPDLLREDRWPDYRALALDSGVRSSVTLPFRRAGLAVTLSLYSFRPGALEDAPHGAVRALGDLAMTCIVRDRSYRAALTELDQLGTALRSRPLVDQACGIVMHVLGCDADDAFGVLRRISQGSNRKLSDVASVVVERRGRGLERDLAALMN from the coding sequence ATGCCGGAAACCGGGCATCACGGCCGCCGTTGGGGTACGGAGTCCGCCGAGCCCGCTCTTGTGGGGCGGCGGCTGTCGGAACTGGTCGAGGAGGCCGTGCGCTGCACCGTGGACTGCTGCGGGGCGAGCAGTATGGTGGCCGAGGGCGGCAGCGAACGGCCCGCTGCCGTCAGCCATCCCGACCTCGCCCCCATGGTGGCCGTGCAGCTCCGATCCGGGGACGGACCCATCCCCACCGCCCTGGAACAGGGGGAGCCCGCCCGGTCCCCGGACCTGCTGCGCGAGGACCGCTGGCCGGACTACCGTGCCCTGGCGCTCGACTCGGGGGTGCGCTCCAGCGTCACGCTGCCCTTCCGGCGCGCCGGCCTCGCCGTGACCCTCAGCCTCTACAGCTTCCGGCCCGGCGCCCTGGAGGACGCCCCGCACGGGGCCGTCCGGGCGCTCGGCGACCTCGCCATGACGTGTATCGTCCGCGACCGTTCGTACCGGGCCGCGCTCACCGAACTCGACCAGCTCGGTACGGCCCTGCGTTCCCGGCCCCTCGTCGACCAGGCCTGCGGCATCGTCATGCATGTGCTGGGCTGCGACGCGGACGACGCGTTCGGGGTGCTGCGCCGCATCTCTCAGGGCAGCAACCGCAAGCTGTCCGACGTGGCCTCGGTGGTGGTCGAGCGGCGGGGCCGTGGGCTGGAACGGGACCTGGCCGCGCTGATGAACTGA
- a CDS encoding aminotransferase class I/II-fold pyridoxal phosphate-dependent enzyme, translated as MRRTDPEGHGPVRYGPPPPEDGLPVLPALAGVLAGAAARAEGEPTGGGPELIEAACGYWQRRGLATEPGLVAAGPGAPSLLLALTAALGGDVLVPRPCAAWWAPYARLLGRPVFHVATPAECGGVPDPYALLETVRRVRAEGGDPRLLVLSVADDPTATVAPPEVLHECIEAAAGEGLHLVSDETWRDTLHEPHDTVLLSPAEMLPDRVSVVTDLAGALLPTAWPAAVARFPAGATGPDLHARVLDVLTALGARVAGPVAASAAHALQEPEPVTARVAAAVRLHARVAAEVHAAVVAAGALSRPPQAGRHLYADLGPLRAALTAHGVGDAQELEDFLTARLGMPAPGGHRFGDELGALRVRLSTGPLLGRTDEERAECLISPAPLELPHVQRALSHVKSVFDDLRDDAQRWEPPR; from the coding sequence ATGCGGCGGACGGACCCGGAAGGCCACGGCCCGGTCCGGTACGGGCCGCCGCCGCCCGAGGACGGGCTGCCCGTACTGCCCGCACTGGCCGGCGTGCTAGCGGGGGCCGCCGCCCGGGCCGAGGGGGAACCGACCGGTGGCGGTCCCGAGCTGATCGAGGCCGCGTGCGGCTACTGGCAGCGACGCGGTCTGGCGACCGAGCCGGGCCTCGTGGCCGCCGGCCCCGGGGCGCCTTCGCTGCTGCTCGCGCTGACCGCCGCCCTCGGCGGCGACGTCCTGGTGCCGAGGCCGTGCGCGGCCTGGTGGGCGCCGTACGCACGCCTGTTGGGAAGACCCGTCTTCCATGTCGCGACTCCGGCCGAGTGCGGTGGCGTCCCGGATCCGTACGCACTCCTGGAGACCGTGCGCAGAGTGCGCGCCGAGGGCGGGGACCCGCGACTGCTCGTGCTGTCGGTCGCCGACGACCCCACCGCCACCGTCGCCCCGCCCGAGGTGCTGCACGAGTGCATCGAGGCCGCCGCCGGGGAGGGCCTGCACCTGGTCAGCGACGAGACCTGGCGCGACACTCTGCACGAACCGCACGACACCGTGCTGCTCAGCCCCGCCGAGATGCTGCCCGACCGGGTCAGCGTCGTCACCGATCTGGCGGGCGCGTTGCTGCCGACGGCCTGGCCCGCCGCGGTGGCCCGTTTCCCGGCGGGCGCGACGGGCCCTGACCTCCACGCGCGCGTGCTCGACGTGCTGACCGCGCTCGGCGCCCGCGTCGCCGGCCCGGTCGCGGCCTCCGCCGCCCACGCGCTGCAGGAGCCCGAGCCGGTCACCGCGCGGGTGGCCGCCGCCGTACGCCTGCACGCACGCGTGGCCGCCGAGGTACACGCGGCGGTCGTCGCGGCGGGCGCCCTGTCGCGCCCCCCGCAGGCGGGCCGCCACCTGTACGCCGACCTCGGCCCGCTGCGCGCCGCCCTCACCGCGCACGGCGTCGGCGACGCGCAGGAGCTGGAGGACTTCCTCACCGCCCGGCTCGGCATGCCCGCGCCGGGCGGCCACCGCTTCGGCGACGAACTCGGCGCGCTGCGCGTACGGCTGTCCACCGGCCCGCTGCTGGGCCGTACGGACGAGGAACGCGCGGAATGCCTCATCTCACCCGCGCCGTTGGAACTGCCACACGTGCAACGCGCGTTGAGTCATGTGAAGTCGGTCTTCGACGATCTCCGCGACGACGCTCAGCGATGGGAGCCTCCTCGATGA
- a CDS encoding MBL fold metallo-hydrolase gives MTQQTESTTTTSSTTTSSTTTSSTTTSSISASTGTGTTTRTSAREADVRAPTAPFATSFPPLTEPRPLGEPRVWPRTFHDRLTAPLPDLKSMARFAREGSVRPGRAGLADIPRLPFAPAPLPRVDARTVAVSWAGHASWVLRIGGLTVLTDPVWSRRILGTPARITPVGIPWNTLPRVDAVVISHNHYDHLDAPTLRRLPRDTPVFVPAGLGGWFRRRRFTTITELDWWEAAELNGVRFDFVPAHHWSKRTLIDTCRTLWGGWVLTAPDGRRVHFAGDTGYGHWFARIGERYPGIDLALLPIGAYDPRWWLSDVHCDPEEAVRAAQDLGARRMAPMHWATFVLSAEPVLEPLTRVRAAWEKAGLAREDLWDLPVGASRIL, from the coding sequence ATGACGCAACAGACCGAGTCGACCACCACCACGAGCAGCACCACCACGAGCAGCACCACGACGAGCAGCACCACGACGAGCAGCATCAGTGCGAGCACCGGTACGGGTACGACGACACGTACGAGCGCCAGGGAAGCCGACGTTCGGGCGCCCACAGCCCCGTTCGCGACCTCGTTCCCACCGCTCACCGAACCCCGCCCGCTGGGCGAGCCCCGGGTGTGGCCGCGTACCTTCCACGACCGCCTGACCGCCCCGCTGCCCGATCTGAAGTCCATGGCCCGCTTCGCCCGCGAGGGTTCCGTCCGCCCCGGGCGCGCGGGCCTCGCCGACATCCCCAGGCTCCCCTTCGCACCCGCGCCGCTGCCCCGCGTCGACGCCCGCACCGTCGCCGTCTCCTGGGCGGGGCACGCCAGTTGGGTCCTCCGGATCGGCGGACTGACCGTCCTCACCGACCCGGTCTGGTCCCGCCGCATCCTCGGCACGCCCGCCCGCATCACCCCGGTCGGCATCCCCTGGAACACCCTGCCGCGCGTCGACGCCGTCGTCATCAGCCACAATCACTACGACCACCTGGACGCCCCCACACTGCGCCGGCTCCCGCGCGACACCCCGGTGTTCGTGCCGGCGGGACTGGGCGGCTGGTTCCGCCGCCGCCGGTTCACCACCATCACGGAACTGGACTGGTGGGAGGCGGCCGAACTGAACGGCGTCCGCTTCGACTTCGTCCCCGCCCACCACTGGTCCAAGCGCACCCTCATCGACACCTGCCGCACCCTGTGGGGCGGCTGGGTCCTCACAGCCCCCGACGGCCGGCGCGTCCACTTCGCCGGCGACACGGGGTACGGCCACTGGTTCGCCCGCATCGGCGAGCGCTACCCGGGCATCGACCTCGCCCTGCTCCCGATCGGTGCCTACGACCCACGCTGGTGGCTCAGCGACGTCCACTGCGACCCGGAGGAGGCGGTAAGGGCGGCCCAGGACCTCGGTGCGAGAAGGATGGCGCCCATGCACTGGGCGACGTTCGTGCTGTCCGCCGAGCCGGTCCTGGAACCGCTCACGCGGGTGCGTGCGGCTTGGGAGAAGGCGGGCCTGGCCCGAGAAGACCTGTGGGACCTGCCAGTTGGAGCCTCCCGGATCCTGTAG
- a CDS encoding DedA family protein, which yields MTWLAATATVVPPESTQQALGYPSLFLLVLFGALVPVIPTGALVSSAAVVAFHQTAPFSLALVFVTASLAAFLGDAALYWLGRRGMGSKNGSRWLEAIRARAPEERLAQAQSKLAEHGVAVLVLSRLVPAGRIPVMLACLMAKWPLRRFARGNLPACLAWAVTYQVIGILGGSLFKEPWEGVVAAVVLTVVVGAAPSMWKRVRSAG from the coding sequence GTGACGTGGCTGGCCGCCACGGCGACGGTGGTGCCGCCGGAGTCCACCCAGCAGGCCCTCGGATATCCGTCGCTGTTCCTGCTGGTGCTGTTCGGGGCGCTGGTGCCGGTGATTCCGACGGGGGCGCTGGTGAGTTCGGCGGCGGTGGTGGCGTTTCATCAGACGGCACCGTTCTCGCTGGCGCTGGTGTTCGTGACGGCGTCGTTGGCCGCGTTCCTCGGGGATGCGGCGCTGTACTGGCTCGGGCGGCGCGGGATGGGGTCGAAGAACGGGTCGCGGTGGCTGGAGGCGATCCGGGCGCGGGCGCCCGAGGAGCGGCTTGCGCAGGCGCAGTCGAAACTCGCCGAGCACGGGGTCGCCGTACTGGTGTTGTCCCGGCTGGTTCCTGCCGGGCGGATTCCGGTGATGCTGGCCTGTCTGATGGCGAAGTGGCCGTTGCGGCGGTTTGCCCGGGGGAACCTGCCGGCCTGTCTGGCGTGGGCGGTGACGTATCAGGTGATCGGGATCTTGGGGGGCTCCTTGTTCAAGGAGCCCTGGGAGGGTGTGGTGGCGGCGGTTGTGCTGACGGTGGTCGTCGGTGCGGCGCCCAGTATGTGGAAGCGGGTTCGATCCGCGGGGTGA
- a CDS encoding MBL fold metallo-hydrolase, whose product MPVEITWWGHATCTVADSDIRLLTDPLFAQRLAHLRRRRGALPPPGAWRADVALVSHLHADHLHVPSLERLAEGTRLLVPRGAPRAVPGLRRLTHLKVSEVAPGDRVTVGEVVVRVVPAQHDGRRLPLGPHRCPALGYVIEGQARTYFAGDTGLFDDMAGEVGPVDVALLPVGGWGPYLGEGHLDAGRAAQALARLAPRSAVPVHYGTYWPIGMDAVRPHEFHSPGDEFARLAAEYAPEVAVHRLGHGESVRLEVAR is encoded by the coding sequence GTGCCGGTGGAGATCACCTGGTGGGGTCATGCGACCTGCACGGTCGCGGATTCGGACATACGCCTGCTCACCGACCCTCTGTTCGCCCAGCGCCTCGCCCATCTCCGCCGCCGTCGCGGGGCGCTGCCGCCGCCCGGAGCGTGGCGCGCGGACGTGGCCCTTGTGTCCCATCTGCACGCCGACCACCTGCACGTTCCCTCTCTGGAGCGGCTCGCCGAGGGCACGCGGCTGCTGGTGCCCCGGGGTGCACCCCGGGCGGTGCCGGGACTGCGGCGGCTCACTCATCTCAAGGTGAGCGAAGTGGCGCCCGGGGACCGGGTGACGGTCGGCGAGGTGGTCGTACGGGTCGTTCCCGCGCAGCACGACGGGCGGCGGCTGCCGCTGGGACCGCATCGCTGCCCCGCCCTCGGCTACGTCATCGAGGGCCAGGCGCGGACGTACTTCGCCGGGGACACCGGGCTGTTCGACGACATGGCCGGCGAGGTCGGGCCGGTCGACGTGGCGCTGCTGCCGGTTGGCGGCTGGGGACCGTATCTCGGCGAGGGGCATCTGGACGCGGGACGGGCGGCCCAGGCGCTGGCCCGGCTGGCGCCGCGCAGTGCGGTGCCGGTGCACTACGGCACGTACTGGCCGATCGGGATGGACGCCGTGCGCCCGCACGAATTCCACTCGCCCGGCGACGAGTTCGCGCGCCTCGCGGCCGAGTACGCGCCCGAGGTCGCGGTGCACCGGCTCGGACATGGGGAGAGCGTGCGGCTGGAGGTCGCAAGGTGA
- a CDS encoding phage holin family protein, which produces MRGVRWRRAASQVGRSVTVWAVSTVTMLVLAGILPDFRLQSPDGESATHIAVTAAFGAGVFGVLSALAWPLLVRLLLLVPALVLGLLVFVLNGSLLLVALRLNPSGNAEAAPETAVVVAAVMSAVASATGAALAVRDDDAYRRRLYRLADRRRRRGPPGPATPGTVFLQLDGVGHDILVSAVAKGLMPTVAGWLEGSHRLTRWRTDWSSQTGASQLGILHGSNHDIPAFRWYEKDSREVMVCNRPTSAAELQRRAVERTGDGGLLTADGASRGNLFSGGADEQALVLSIATRRRGRDNRSRAGYFAYFADPANAVRTAMSFVAEVGREMGQSTRARARKQRPRVARGGLYPLVRAFATVIERDVVVTAVMGDMLAGRTAVYADLVAYDEVAHHSGPTSRDAEKVLERLDRSLALIANVAEHAPRPYRIVVLSDHGQSPGETFRARYGLDLADLVRAGCGLPVPRRAQRTHSGAEARAAVRAALRRPVEEGDDQYRPSRRSEPIVLASGNLGLVSFPDVPHRMSKEEIDARHPALLTTLANHPGIGFLLVRSEEHGGVVLGAYGAEIPLERLDEDPGPLAAFGPGAADAVRRTHSFPHTADIMVNSFHDPADGEVLAFEEQIGSHGGLGGPQGRPFLLSPIAFPEPVEDGRELVGAEEIHRVLRRWLRETDGPQIPLDAEPEERAA; this is translated from the coding sequence GTGCGTGGCGTGCGTTGGCGGCGGGCCGCCAGTCAGGTGGGGCGGAGCGTCACGGTGTGGGCGGTGTCCACGGTCACCATGCTCGTCCTCGCCGGGATCCTGCCGGACTTCCGTCTCCAGTCCCCGGACGGCGAGAGCGCCACGCACATCGCCGTCACCGCCGCGTTCGGCGCCGGCGTCTTCGGTGTCCTGTCCGCCCTCGCCTGGCCACTGCTCGTACGACTGCTGCTGCTCGTGCCCGCGCTCGTACTGGGACTGCTCGTCTTCGTCCTGAACGGATCGCTGCTGCTGGTCGCCCTGCGGCTCAACCCGTCCGGCAATGCCGAGGCGGCCCCCGAGACCGCCGTCGTCGTGGCCGCCGTGATGTCCGCCGTGGCCTCCGCGACCGGCGCCGCCCTGGCCGTGCGCGACGACGACGCCTACCGGCGCCGCCTCTACCGCCTCGCCGACCGCCGCCGCAGACGGGGGCCACCGGGTCCGGCCACCCCGGGCACGGTCTTCCTTCAACTCGACGGCGTCGGCCACGACATACTCGTGTCGGCGGTCGCGAAGGGCCTTATGCCCACCGTCGCCGGCTGGCTGGAGGGCAGCCACCGGCTCACCCGCTGGCGCACCGACTGGTCCAGCCAGACCGGCGCCAGCCAGCTCGGCATCCTGCACGGCAGCAACCACGACATCCCGGCGTTCCGCTGGTACGAGAAGGACAGCCGCGAGGTGATGGTCTGCAACCGGCCGACCAGCGCCGCCGAACTCCAGCGCCGCGCCGTCGAGCGCACCGGTGACGGCGGCCTCCTCACCGCCGACGGCGCCAGCCGCGGCAACCTCTTCAGCGGCGGCGCCGACGAACAGGCCCTGGTGCTGTCCATCGCCACCCGCCGACGCGGCCGGGACAACCGGTCCCGTGCGGGCTACTTCGCGTACTTCGCCGACCCGGCCAACGCCGTGCGCACCGCCATGTCCTTCGTCGCCGAGGTCGGCCGTGAGATGGGCCAGTCCACCCGGGCCCGCGCCAGGAAGCAGCGCCCGCGCGTCGCACGCGGCGGCCTGTACCCCCTGGTCCGCGCCTTCGCGACGGTCATCGAGCGGGACGTCGTCGTCACCGCGGTCATGGGCGACATGCTCGCCGGGCGCACCGCCGTCTACGCCGACCTGGTGGCCTACGACGAAGTGGCGCACCACTCCGGGCCGACGAGCCGGGACGCCGAGAAGGTCCTTGAGCGCCTCGACCGCTCGCTGGCGCTGATCGCGAACGTCGCCGAGCACGCCCCGCGGCCGTACCGCATCGTCGTCCTGTCCGACCACGGACAAAGCCCCGGTGAGACGTTCCGCGCCCGCTACGGCCTGGACCTCGCAGACCTGGTGCGGGCCGGCTGCGGGCTGCCCGTACCGCGCAGGGCGCAGCGCACCCACAGTGGCGCCGAGGCCCGCGCGGCCGTGCGTGCGGCGCTGCGCCGGCCCGTGGAGGAAGGCGACGACCAGTACCGGCCCTCCCGCCGCTCGGAGCCGATCGTGCTGGCCTCCGGCAACCTCGGCCTGGTCTCCTTCCCGGACGTGCCGCACCGGATGAGCAAGGAGGAGATCGACGCCCGGCATCCGGCCCTGCTGACGACGCTCGCCAACCATCCCGGCATCGGCTTCCTGCTGGTGCGCAGCGAGGAGCACGGCGGGGTCGTGCTCGGCGCGTACGGCGCGGAGATCCCACTGGAGCGGCTCGACGAGGACCCGGGCCCGCTGGCGGCCTTCGGGCCCGGTGCCGCCGACGCCGTCCGCCGCACGCACTCCTTCCCGCACACCGCCGACATCATGGTCAACTCCTTCCACGACCCGGCCGACGGCGAGGTCCTCGCCTTCGAGGAGCAGATCGGCTCGCACGGCGGGCTCGGCGGCCCGCAGGGCAGACCCTTCCTGCTCTCCCCGATCGCCTTCCCCGAGCCGGTCGAGGACGGGCGGGAACTCGTCGGGGCGGAGGAGATCCACCGCGTGCTGCGGCGCTGGCTGCGGGAGACGGACGGCCCCCAGATACCCCTGGACGCGGAGCCGGAGGAACGGGCCGCCTGA